TTTGAGCCTTCAGTTCGGAGCATGAAGTCTAAAAGATCATAGATTAAAAAAAACTTTAGGCCCAATAATTTTTTcctcaaaaaaaattcaaaattttcaaaattcgacCGGTAATTGATTAGATCATCAATTTAATTGATTTGATATTTACTCtattcaaataaataaattataaaaaatgtgTGTTAAAAAATTAGGTTCAAtcgatataaaatttatttatccaaTTTAGATCAATATTTCATCCGATTTTCGATTTAatcaatcaatttaatttaatttaaaaaatattaaatttaaagagATAAAGATAAACAACGCCTACACCTCATATTTGTTGGATTGTATTATACTTGACACGTATTTATGATTTTCTTTTTTCACTTAGGGTCTGTTTGTttgaaatgaaaatatttttcgaAAAAGGTTTTCAGGCTTTTTCGTTGTTTGTTTGGTTGAAAATATTTTCCCAAGGAAAAATCAATTACAAAACACGGGAAAAAGAACccttaattttggaaaatgtcttaccgtTTCTAATTCAGTAAGACATTTTCAAGAAAATTAGAAGAACACATATTTTCTTCTGTTTCAGTTCCACAGTTAAAAATGACcatttcttctcttcttttctattCCCCTTTCCTCTAAGTTAGGCAATTGTTCTTACATTCGAGTTTGAACTAAGCAATTATTTTTGTTTCAATGCTTGAATTTTTGTTTTGTCCAAGATAAATCCCAAAACATGGCAATGGTTCTTATATaatggtttaaaatttttttgtctAACTTTTTTAGAGTAATATAAGAATTTGGCAACTTGTACATGATTgatattaaatacatatttttttaaaaatttaaaacagttTTTCCGAAAATTATTTTCAGAAAATCtgtcaaacaacagaaaatattttacacagattcattcaaacaccagaaaagtaaattattttcagaaaaataaatcattttctgaaaaatattttactggcaaacaaacataaCCTTAATTTTTCTCCTTTGATTTCATTGCACACTATTTCTTCTACGTCTTTTTTGTTTCTGTTTCAATATTAAATAGGTGCTGAGATCTAATTGACTATTTTTcaaatcatttaattttttaacCAAAATTATCAAATGGAAATGTAGGCAGATTAAAAATCgatttaaattgaaaattttaaattttgagttaatcaaatTGAGTTATTCAATTTTTTCAAGTAAACTTGAATTACTTATTCGAGTTTTGAGTTCAACATCGAATAATTTGAGTTataattcgaataactcaaataatagaTTAGTGTAAATACACCTTTGGCCcatgtcaattttgaaaataaacaaattagTTGCTCTCAAAGAAAAATTACAAAAGAAaaactcaaaatatttataaaaatctaaattttatatttttaaaaaattataaaatttaaaagtattaaaaatataaagatataaaaatttaaaatctaaaataataatttgtatgagctaaataagtaaattaattattcaagtttatcatactaaattatcattttttcctcttattttgctttgaaaaagtttttaaaaatattaaatttatatgctctaacatagaattagttatattgtaataagattttaatttgacatgtttaattttttaatttaactcgaacaattcCATTCAATTAAACTCAACTCGAATTTAATTTTACTCGATtcaatttgaaaaaatttcaaatcgagttagaATAATAAAATGAGCCTCatcaactcaaattttttttctttcaattcaatcaaacGCTCAACCCTACCCACCAAATTGTTCCTTAGACATAAAATTCATTTGATAGAGAACTAATACCTTTTACACGTCATTTCACGTAAGGATATACGACATTTATTTAAGAATTGTCAAGTTATTAGGAGATGTTGGAATTGGATATACTCTTTTGCACAAGTCTCTTCCGTTGTTGATGGAACTTGGGAGGAATGACTTGTGGCAAACTTAATACTGATAGGTCCTGGAAGAGTCGGGATTGGAGCTCTTATTAGGGGTAATACAAGTGGTTGGATAAACTAGAGCGTATAAACATATTTTACAAGCCACTAGTATTGAAGTGAAACTTTGAgctttaaaatatatattgtcGTTTAGCCGAAGATCTTCACATTgttaattttgaaattgaaatGGATGCCATTATcattttcctttcatttcttatGATAAAAATTCTAATTTGTATTTATCCCTCTAATTGATAAGTGTGGGATATCCAGGGTATGACTTCTAAAGCACTTAGGTATGTCTTTCACAATGGTAACAGGTGTGTTAACGAGTTAGCACGACTTGACGGTAATCTCCAAAATAGCCCCTCTACTTATGATGTTTTACTAATTCAAAGTTTGTTCTATTTATGTAAAATCCTCCTAGTTACTTAAATCTTATGTTAGCTTTTGATTGGTAGAAGTACTAAGGAAGCCCCTAAACTTAGGGGCGGATTGCATTTTAACCcttctattaaaaaaaaaaaaagggtaaaattaACTCTTACATATTttgaaacatgcaaattagccactctattaaaatttaatactaaATGATGATGCGGAACATTAATTTAAGTGgttaattactaatttagtccctaaactataGCTAAATgtgattttgattttttaaattttttaacaataattataaaaattaaaagaatctgaaaaaataaatatagattattgaaaatatattaaaaatattaaaattatgtgaaaatatttttatgaataaaattctaaataaaaattctaaaagttCAAAATATATACGTAaacaaatctaaaaatttacataaaaaatctttaaaaaatttaTCAAACTTTCGAGTCGAAACCCAAAAGTCATCATATTTTTACAAgactttcttccttttttttacaAAAcccagaaaaataaaaaagatttcTCATGCTGAATTGAATCCAAAAATAAGTAAATAGATAAAAACTTGATTGAAGtgaaaaaaaatacataaaaatactcaCTTTCAATTTTCTTATGCTTTCATTAATGTTCATTTGCATCTTCGCTACTCATGCTTTCAACTAAAAGatacataaaaaattatttaacgtTTAGTTTATTCTACTTTAGCGAATACTCAGTTTTGCATCTCTTATGCTTTTCATATGTCTTGATGGTGTATAATCACtgctataaaattttaattactcATTTTCACATCCCCTTGGTTATTACAACTTTTTCATTTGAAGATCTTATTGTTTAATACCTTAAGAAGCTTTAATCTTTAAGTTACTGggttttgaatttttaatataaatttatggGTTCTAAATAAGAACtccatgaattttgaaattttaggaaataatgttttaaacttaagagaataaataaaatataaaaagtggAATTTTAATCCAAAGCCATCAACACGTCTCTAAAGGTGAAGAAACAATGAAAGGAGTTCTCTGTTTTCATCTTCTTCGTCGCCAAAAAGACATACAAAATCGAAAGATTTTGTTTACTATAAATATGTTGTTTCTTTAGTTTAATTGTATTTCAACAGTAACAAGACCATGATTTTATTGAAATGAGTACTTTTAAAATTGTAATGGAGAGCGTATTTAACAGGTAAAGTTAGTGTCTCATTGCATTAGATAATTCTCATGAAATCAAGAATTTTATTGGAAATGAAAAATGTTTccctattatttaaaataagctCAAATTTtcacatacaaaaaaaaaaatcatgattCACCAAAACATAAGCTTCTTTAAAtgtaagttttaaatttaataaaacttGGCTTGGTTTTGTTTTAATGGAAATCTAGCTTTAATTTCTTAAGGAAAAAAGAAGATAACAAAAGGTAAAAAAAAGAATTCTTAAAGtaccaaaataaaattttgactttagttcaaggactaaattagtaattaactatttaaattaatGTGCCATGTCATCCTCTTAGTGGTAGTTAATGGACAAGTCACCAAAATAGTTAATGACTATTATGTAACTTTTGAAAGTTGGGTGActgaaatataattttaaataaagtttagggacaattggtgtagtttaccctaattTTTGTGTGTGTTTTATCTCAACTTTTTAAGTTATTTTGCAAGTGACTTGAAAGAATGTATTCCTTTTCGTATTTTAATATCTTTACATAACGTCAATAGGTTACAAAGAGTTAAAAATtatgcttttaattttttttaaattttagagttAGGATTAAAACGAtgattttgtaaattttgaggccaaatttattaaatttttagaattataattaaaataaaaaatttgtaaacattgagggctaaatttattgaattttcaacataattttaataatttatagtaattttaaattatttttaaattattgttaggaaaaattttaaaaatcaagatGATATTTTAGCTAtagttgagggactaaattactaATTAACATTTACATTAACGTTCCATGTCATTATTTAACAAACAAATAACgaatgggttaatttacacatttcaaaatgtataaaaccaatttattcattaatttaGTAGAGAAATCAAAATGCAATCCATCTTTAAATACAAAAACTTTCTTGAGACTTTTACCACTTTTGATTTGCAAGGCTGCAATATATACcaacaatattttaatttcacattagatatagaattccttttttaaaaaaacaaaatcagATATATTTAATTTTGGcccattttgaaaaaaaaatgttgaTTTTAAAAAACATTTAAGGTTTTGGGTCGATTTTTGAGACATTTAGAggaataagttgatttttttagaAAGAAACAGAAAACGCGTCCTGCATGAAGACTTGCCATTAAAAATGTTTCTTATAGAACGCGCTTTCTagcattttaaatatattaattattttggtTAGATGGCtacatattaatagttttatttttGAGTTTCAGGTTCGATTCTCTCctattcatatttgaattttatttcatattgtttcaaattttacttttattttaattactactTTTAACATATTAACTCATTTAGTTAGatggttaaataataataattttatcattgAGTTTAGGTTCAAATCTTCTTCTaagcatatttttatttttatttcatgttgtttcaagcctttttttaattattattttcaagtttttattttaattcatcttttaattaataaatactttatttataaaatcaaataattattgctAATATATcattatttctaataaatataatttttatgtgtaatatttatttttcaatccatATCACGATAAGTGTAGTAAAtattagtattatatattttatatgtgtatttgaaatatgcatataaaaataatgatatttaaaataattaattaaaatatttcacatataaaaatatttgaaatatcatacTCACAATGTAGATGGAAAAacaatgatatttaaaatattttacatataaaaataagaatgatatttgaaataattatttaattttataatattagaaattaCCATATAGttggagaaaataaatatttgaaatgtaaatattatatataaagaaaaaatatcaaaacaattaattgatgtttttaaaatataaaatatatatatatattttttaaaatatatatttttaatataatgataaagattaatttcatcaaaaatatttttattatataattgataataattatttgattttataaataaaaagttattaattaaaagaggaattaaaatagaaaaattgaaaataatatatttattaattaaagatattaattaaaaaattagaaataacataaaataaaaatacgtTAAAACTACTATTAATTGATCATTTAATCAAATAAGTTAATATgttaaaattagtaattaaaaataaaagaaaaacttgaaacaaatgaaataaaaattcaaatgtgaatagaagagaaattaactcgaaattcaaagataaaattattaatatttaattatctaactaaaaaattaatatatcaaaaagttaaaaaatagGTCTTGTAAAAtgtattttcacttttatctttaaaatcaacatatttttttaaatatcccAAAATTCATCCAATCCAAAATTCGAACTCTGCCTTTAATTTTAGACGCTACAGCCTTACATATATACGTTATCAAAGCAGAACAAATATGAGAAGCACTAGCTCAGAAGCTGAAGCCACGTGTTCAACATTTTTATTCCTATGAGATTTTCCTTATAGATAGTTACATATCTCGTACAGATAGATATggaagttttaaatttaaaaatcgaaCCGGATCGGATGTACACTGAATTAAAGACCGACCGGTTACCTTAGCTTCTCATCTAAGCGAAAAAGACAAAGGAAAGTCtccttcctttccatttctttttccttttccttttccaaAAACCTCCGATACTTCCTCTCTCCCTTTCCTCCGATTCTATATCTCTCTCTTTCTGCTAGGGTTTGGGAGTTAGTGAAGAAGGGGTTGTTATTTCATGGGGCAACAATCGTTGATCTACGCCTTCGTGGCACGAGGCACCGTGGTCTTAGCCGACTATACGGAGTTCACCGGAAACTTCACCGGCATAGCTTCTCAGTGTCTCCAGAAACTTCCTTCTTCAAACAACAAGTTCACTTACAACTGCGATGGCCATACCTTTAACTATCTCGTCGATAACGGCTTCAGTAATCTCTCCTCTCTCTCTgtctttctcctttttttttttttcttttttttacgaTTTTGCTTATCGATCTGTCCATGATCTGCCTTATTTTGCTGCTTTCATCTGATGACGAAGCTTGTTTTTGTTCTCGTTGTTGTTGGTCGATTTTTCTTAGTTTTGTTTTGTGTTATTTGTTTTAggttatttaaattatttgtgTTTAGCGTAATTTAATTCgtaagagaggaaaaagagataGGATCAGTTGGATTATTTTTATCCCAGGAAAAGAGATGATTTAACTTGTAATTGAAACTTCTGAAAACTGAGTTTGTCTAAAAGATTGAGTGTTTAGCCGATTCAAATGAATTAAACTCGCATAGAAATATTGTGATGATTACGGCTTTCTTAGCCACAAATTGAAGCGAAAAGAAATGGATAGCATTTTGATATAAGAGCAAATTGTAGCGTTTTTGGAGAATTGGAAATGAGAAACATAAAAGCTTTTATTAGCAATCGAACTGCCTTGATTCTACTTTTATATGAACAATTATGTATCGATGCATGCGATAATTTAATCATAATTGCATATTCGGAAGAAAATAtgaataattttagtttttacctTGCTTGCTTCTTGTGATAACTGAGTATGATTCAAATTTTTGGCAATTTTCATTTCCGTCAAGTGTATGATTGGCTGATTGTGTGCTTTCCAAATTTTAGTTTGAAGGCTCTGTTTGCTTGTACTATATATATTGGAGGATTGTTAACTTGCTATGCAGTTTGATTGCTGGTTTACATTAGGAAATAATTAGTTTCCTTTCATCACATCCCTTATGGTTGTAGACTGAGAAGCATGAACATGGACATGGAATGTAGGTACAATATAATACGGAAGTGGTGATAagtgaatttttaaaatattaggaTGGGCTGGGTTAGGTAGGACAagacaataaaaataattttgtataataataaaaaagtgatttttttaattagacATGAGCATGCCAATAgtttttcaatatttaatttaaaattttgaatcttAAAATACCCATTTGAATCAAAATGCTTATTGGTAAAAGGAAAACCTTCATCGTGTCCGGGTTTGTCCATCTGTTTCATGAACATGTTTTGATCAATCCGATTTTATTACTTTTTTGGATGTGTCATCATGTGTCCAACATGTATTTTAACGTGTCAAACACAATTGATACTTGCATGCTCCCCTAGCAGAAGTGTTCGTACTTCATAGGTTGTAGAAGAAGAATGAGCGGTTTGCTCcattaatgttttaattatgtgttGAAAGATGGAAAGCCTAGGTATTCGTTTCGAAGGGTACTTTTGCTACTTACATGATATATTTTCCTGTTATTTCCCTACTTGTGTTTTGTTGCATCCTCCGTCATGAATATAAGGTTACCTATTTACTTGTTTGAGTTATAACCTCACTCCTTCCTCTTTGCAGCTTATTGTGTGGTTGCTATTGAATCCGTTGGCAGACAGGTTCCTATGGCATTTCTTGAGAGAATTAAAGAGGATTTCACCAAGAGATATGGTGGAGGAAAAGCTGCATCTGCCCCTGCAAACAGCCTGAGCAAGGAGTTTGGGTATTTTCTTTTCCTTGACCGTAAAGAACTATGTTATGTAGACTCGGATGTGAGTTTCCAATACAGCCATGatcaatttttctaagtttttccatgtatttggaaTATCTTAATAGGGTCACATCTCCATGTCCATATATGTTGTGTGAGACAagaatatttcaataaaaataaagattTAACATAGTTTAAGGAATGTCTTCTTTGGTGTCAAGTAGATTGATAGCTATGTTTTTATTACATCATTAATATAGGCCAAAATTAAAGGAGCATATGCAGTATTGCATTGATCATCCTGAGGAGATCAGTAAGATTGCCAAAGTGAAAGCTCAAGTTTCAGAAGTTAAAGGAGTTATGATGGAAAACATTGAGAAGGTAATTATCGGCTCAAGTTTATCTTTAATAGTTGGCTTTTTGTACATGATAACATTGACTACTATGTGACGGTTTTAAGCAATGTTTAAAAAATCCAACAGGAGATTGAATAAGTGAGATAAATTCAGGGTTGTACTAAATAAGGACTATTAATAAAAAAGGGTTAAATAtagtaattatttaataaaatatgtgtTTGGCTAAACGatgtaaattttattataaatccaAAAGGCTAAATGTTCTAATATCATTAAATTCACTAAAGTTTTCATAAAGAATTTTAATAAGAAAAGCTTAACACTAGTCGTTACAGTTTTTCTGGGCTTTGGTTGTTATTGGTTCAACCATTTATCAGCCAGTTCAAAAAACTCCTGGTTTAATGATATATGCTGGACAAATGGACTTCCGATTCTCAATTCAACTAGTTTGAACATCTGGCTTGGTTATTTGAACAATGGTTTTAAGTGAGAAGAGCCTGGCTTTAcaaaaatttgggtcatggatgataAAGCATTTGTGATCCGTTTTTGTGTTTTTAGTTAACCAAAAATTTTCAGGTTCTGGACCGTGGTGAGAGAATTGAGCTTCTGGTGGATAGAACAGAAAATCTTCGTTCTCAGGTCAGCAAATGGATATTCATATTGTTCTACTTTAAAGAATTGTGCAATGTTCTCTAAAATTGCATTATGGATAGGCCATAACCGGGCCATTATTTGGATTTGCTAGGTGACTCACTGTTAAAACCATGCTAAGTGCTAACCTCTTACATATTATCAGcgtatattttaaaattagtaaaataGTTAGCATCATTAGTTAACTACATTGTTTTCTGAATCTTCACTGGGGTTTAAGATCATATATAGACTTGTTACTCAAACATGGGTGCAAGTGTTGGATTTGGGTTTCGTTCAAATTTTTTTGAAGGTTTTTCATGTATTTTTAAAGGGTTAATGGAAGGTTATATGCCAGACTCGTAATCCAGAAATCTGTCAGGTACCGTAACTCAAGAAAAATGATAAGTCGAAACAATATGGGGTCTATTATTTGGGTTTGTTATCTGACTAATTGGTAAAACATGAAAGCAAAACCTTCTAGTTAAATGTGGGGATCCTTGAACATATGTGATCATTCCAATTGTgaatttctttcattttaaaaGCATTTATTGCTCTCAAATATTCAAGAGGTAGCTGAATAATTCAATTCGAAAACCTGAAAATTTCTTACTTGATTCTCCTACTGGTGCTTCTTTTGAATTGTAGGCACAAGATTTTCGGCAGCAGGGAACCCAGATGAGGAGAAAGATGTGGTTACAGAACATGAAGGTAAAGCTTATAGTTCTCGGAATCTTGGTCGCTTTGATCCTCATCATTGTACTGTCTGTTTGTCACGGCTTCAAAtgttcatgaattgcatgtctgcTCTACATTCCATCGGCAACTCCCAGATCAGAATTATTGCAATC
Above is a genomic segment from Gossypium arboreum isolate Shixiya-1 chromosome 8, ASM2569848v2, whole genome shotgun sequence containing:
- the LOC108470108 gene encoding vesicle-associated membrane protein 721-like — encoded protein: MGQQSLIYAFVARGTVVLADYTEFTGNFTGIASQCLQKLPSSNNKFTYNCDGHTFNYLVDNGFTYCVVAIESVGRQVPMAFLERIKEDFTKRYGGGKAASAPANSLSKEFGPKLKEHMQYCIDHPEEISKIAKVKAQVSEVKGVMMENIEKVLDRGERIELLVDRTENLRSQAQDFRQQGTQMRRKMWLQNMKVKLIVLGILVALILIIVLSVCHGFKCS